The DNA segment TCCGTACCAAGACTTTGGACGCTTAAGTATGGAGGCATGGCGGGCCAGTCGGTTGGTCGTCGACACGGGGATCCACGCGATGGGATGGTCACGTGAACGAGCGATCGAGTACATGAAAGCAAATACGGCGTTGAGCGAGCATAATATTGTCGCGGAAGTCGATCGCTACATCGGCTGGCCGGGTCAAGCACTGGCCTACAAGACGGGCGAGTTGGCGATCTCGCGATTGCGCCGTTCAGCCGAAGCCCAGTTGGGCGAACGGTTCGACGTTCGCGCGTTTCATGATCGAGTGCTCGAGGCCGGATCGATCCCGTTGCCGTTGTTGGAAACACGTGTTAACGATTGGATTGCAGACCAAAAATAGAACAGCACGGCAGAGTTCCCTCTGCCACCTTGTTGCGGTGCTGCCATGCATCGGCTTTCGCCTTAGCGTTTCGCCTTGACTCGCTTAGTTTTTGGTTTGGGCTTGCTATTCGGGTCGGTGTATGGGGCGTGTTCAAAAATCGGATCGTCGCTGACTCGGGGGTCACCGGTTGATTGCAGATAGTTCATCAGCCGATGATCGAGTCCTAGGACGACGTCAGCTAGTTTTCGATCTTCGGCCAAGTTTGTCATGCAGTGTGGGTCAGCTTTGATGTCGTAAAGCTCTCGGTTCGGCCGAAGGCTGAACGCGTACTCGAACGACTGGGGATCTTGTTCTTTGTGCAACACGATCCATGCCTTTGTCGGGCTGGCGTCCATGTCGCCAAAGGCGGCGAACGTGTTTTCGCGTAGGAGTGTTTCATCGGGCAAGCTGCCCGGCGCGCCAAAACCAGGGCCGGTTCCCATCGGCCAGCGATCCGGCTTGTAGTTGATGATGTACAAGTACTGGTCCGTTCGGATCGCACGTTGAGGGTACGGCATGTTGTCCGTGCGCGCCGCTGCGACGTGACGTTCACGACCGGTGAATACCACATCGCGATCAGGGTCAACTTGCCCCGACTTTTCGCTCTGCAGAATTGGCATCAGCGATCGGGCGATCATCGTTTTCGGAGCGGCAACTTCCGCGGCTTCCAAAAACGTTGGCGCCAAATCGGGAAGCGACACAAAGTCGTCCACCACTCGGCCGTGATTCTTGATACCAGCGGGCCAACGGATCGCTAGGGGAACTTGGGTTCCGAGATCGTACAGATTGCATTTTCCGCGTGACACGCCCGGGATACCATGGTCGCCGCTGACTACCAAAATGGTGTTGTCGTAAGCACCGATGCGTTTGAGTTCTTCGATCAAGACACCCAAGCCTGCATCAAAGGCTTGCACTTCACCAAGGTAGTCAGCAAAGTCTTCGCGAACGGTTTCGACGTCGGGCAAGTAGGCTGGCAACTTGCCTTTCAAATCATCGGGGTCGATGTTCCATAGTTCTTTGCCACTGCCGGCAACCCATTTACGGTGCGTGTTGGTTGGTCCGAACCAATAACAAAATGGTGAGTCGCCATCTAGTTTGGCGTCATCATCGGAATCCAAAAACGAACGCACATTCTTGCGTACCTCGTCGAGTAGCTGTTTCTTGCCCGCTTCGTGATCGGAGTTTTTCATCGCGTTCTGAGAAAACCCATTGAATGCGCGACCGTGCGAATTGAATGCTGTCTTAGCGCCGCCATGCGGTGCATCGGCGGGCGACCCGGGGCTCCATACCTTGTAGGTGTGACCGATTCGGTAACCTTTTTCTTGCAACAGCAGCGGATAGGCGGGAATCGAAAAATCCCAGATCGCACCCTGCAGAATCGATGCTCGTTCGCATCGCCAAAATGGTTGCCCGGATAACAACGAACTGCGGCATGGCGTGCATGATGGAGCACTGACGAATGCGCGATTGAACAGGACGCCTTCGTTGGCGACGGAATCAAAGTTGGGTGTCGAAACGACTTCGTGAATGCTGTCCGGTTCCATTGATGCGTAAACGCTAGCGTACTTGCCCCAATCGTCGGCAAACGCCATCACGATGTTGGGTTTGTCGGCGGCAATCAGGTTCGAACCCGAAGTGACGGCGCAATAAACCGCGACCACGGCCAGGGTCAGTTGGCGAATCGTTTCTGTATTCATTGTGATGGATTTGTTGAGAGAGGCGGCAGGGACGCTGTTTACGATAACGGTTGGGCGGTTGCGTCGCCGTACCCCGGCCTGCGAAAATGGGAATTCGAATCACCGAAACACGGAAGCAATCAAATGAGTGACGAAACAGGCGAAGATAAGAAGACTGCGGGGCCTTTGTCGGCAGGTGCGCGGCGAGTGCTGGGCGTGCTGATCGAGAAAGCCAAGACGACACCGGACAATTATCCGTTGACGTTGGCGTCGTTGATCAGCGGCTGCAACCAAAAATCCAACCGCGATCCCAAGATGGACATGGATGACGAAGATGCACTGTTGGCGCTCGATGAATTGAAAGCCGCTGGCGCCGCACGCGAAGTTCAAGGCAGCGGTCGTGCGGTCAAGTACCGTCACGTGGGCTACGAATGGTTGGACGTCGACGGGCCTGGGTCAGCGGTGATGACGGAGTTGTTGTTGCGTGGCGCCCAGACGCTTGGTGAATTGCGCACGCGAGCTTCGCGGATGCACCCGTTTAGTGATCTGTCCGTCATTCAAACGACGGTCGACGACCTGATCGAGAAAGGATTGGTCGAAGCGATCACGCCAGCGGGACGCGGTCAGATGTTCGCGCACAAACTGTACACACCGCAAGACCGCCAGTACTTGGTCGCTCGCATTGAAAAGCATGCGGCGGCCGAGCAATCAACCGCCACGCTAGCACGCGAGCCGAAATCATCGGGTAATCCCGTCGATGCACTCTTGGCTCGACTTGAAACGGTTAGCGAACGGATCGATGCACTTGAAAAACGAATCGCCGAGCTCGAAAGCTAAGCCGCTCGAACCGCGCGAGCGGCTCGGTTCGCTACCACTGGCAAAGTGAATCAATGTAGTCGGCACTGCCGTCTCGCTTCCACGGATCGAGTTGGGCTTGCGCCTTGAGCTGTTGCCCACGTCGCATTGCCGTCACAAAGAATCGCGTATCGATTTCGGGAAGTGCCGTCATGTCGCCCCAAAGTTTTTCGAACTGCGCGACGGGATAGACGTCTTCTTGAGCGTGCCCCCAACGTTTCTTGACGTCTTTGAGCGTCACGTACGTCGGAAGTCTCATTCCCATCTTACGAACGGCAGCGTCGACTTTTGCCTCGTTAGCCAAGTCTTCGCGAGTCAATTCGAACGACGACAACAGTCTGTCGATTTCAATCCACGTTGTCATCGAGTTGTAGTACGTCAGCGCGAACTCGGTCTTTTCATTCGGCATCGCAAGGCCTTCGACCAATCGAGGCCGGCCGCCGACCAAGGCGAGTCCACCACCGCGATCTTCCAGTCGGCGGCCAATCACTTCGAACGACAGTGTTTGTTTGCCGTCGATGTGCAATCCTAGTAATCCTGGATCAACGCTCGCACCGAGCGTGTCGATGTTGTGAAGAAGCAGGTACTTCAGTTCACTTTGGTCGGCCAGCATTTGTCGCAGGACACCGCTGCGAAGCAGGTTTGGAACTTCGTACCAGTGCCCGACCGGATGGATACATTGGCTTGGGACATTGTCGGTATAGTCATTGCATTGACCCGCCGACGTCGCCCAACCCACAAGTGCTTGCCGGACGCTTTCGCGAACCTTCTGTTGCTGTTCGTCCAGGACCTGCTGCGCGGTTTCTTCCCACAGAAAGCGTAAATCGCGAACTGTCGGAATCATTCGCAAACCCACACTGCGACCGGTTGAAACGTGAACTTCCTTGGGATCAAAACCAAAGTAGTTTTGTCGGGCCAAGTGATCGCGAATCGGTTCGTCGGTCAGATGGCTGGTCGTGAAGACGTGCGGGATTTTTCCGCCATAGGTGGATCGAGTTTTACGGTTCTTTGCTAAGTGAACTTCCAAAAACGTGCGGTGGCGACCGGCAAATCGATTGAACGGGTGTAGTGCTTTACAAACGCCCGCACCCTCGGTCCAGCGACTACCCACGCCTGCGGCTAGTGTGACGACGGCGACTTGCCCATCGCGAATGGCTCGGGCGCCCAAGTCGACGTACTTTTTGTCGATGCCTTCGCGAACATCGGTGACGTGCTGAGGCCCGACGTCGCGGATGGTGGTATTGGACGCCAGTCGGTTTTGCGACAAGCCGATTCGGCCGCTGCGTAGGTCTTCACGAATTTGTTCGTGTTGTTGGCGATCGAAACCCGATGCGGCTAGGACTTGGTTCAGCGACTGAGCCTTGATGTCGTCTGTGCTGCTTTGCGGCAAGACACTGCCGAGCAGCAGTCGTGCGGTTTCGGAATCGGCTGAATCTTGGCACCGCCGGCTGATTTGCTGCAGCTCGATGCGGCGTCCCATCGGCAGGTCTCGCATCGGCGTGCGCAGCAATTGCGGCAACACCAGCGAGTAGTATCGATCCGGCATGACCGCTTGATCGCCGGTCATCAAGTCGGCGAACGAGCCATTGTCGTTGATCGAAAAATCGTAGACCACCGGATCCATTGCAAACGGCAATGATGTTTGCATCTCGCGTTTGGTATCGACCATCGCGACGGACAACCAATCTTGGGCTTCGCTTTTGATCGCGGGATCAAAGATGAATCCCATCCCACCGCCGGCCATCCCGCCGAGCATCCAGAAGCCCCAGAACTTGTCGCCGTATCGATCGCGACACTGCTCGATTAACGAATCCGTAAACCGGTTTGTGGCCCAAGGAATGATGGTCTGCAGCGGACCTTCGAAGTTGCGAGTGGTGACTTCGCCAATGCGTTTGACATCGCCCGTGCGGATCGCGTCAGTGACTTCGTCCAGGATCTTCATCGCTTCGCCGCGACCGACCCACTCGTGCTCGCTGCGCAGCAAATAGTGCTCAGTCACCATCTCTAAAATCGGACCAACGTTTTGGGCCATCCCACCGTGGACTAGCACTAAGCTGTCTTGGATTTTTTGACGTGTTTCCGGCGACGCTTCATCGTCGCCCATCACGTGATGGACCGGCATCAACCGGCCACGGCTGATACCGAATTCCGGATCGCCTTCGCCAGCGGTCGTGCCGCAGATCAGCTTGATGCCTGGCCAAACGCCGCCTGAATCCTGCCATCCGCCGCCGCTGCCGCCGATCCATTCGCCCAAAATTGCACGGGCGGCGACGAGTCGGCGATCGGCTTCGGTCAATTTGCCAGTTAACGACTGAATCTGGCCCGTCGCTCGCATTAAAATCGAAATCAACGAACCGAGCAGATTTGTTGATACTGCTAAACGCGATCCCTTGGGGATGTCGTTGATCTTGCTGACCAGTTCGATACCGCGACCGGGACCGACAATACGCGCCAGCAATTCAGGGATCGTTTGACGACAACCTTCGAGGCCCGGCGGAACGACGCCTGACGCGATGACGGCGGCTTTGAGTAGTCCCAGATAGTCGCGAGCAAAGTCGAACATTTCAGAAATGGATTCGACTTCGGTTGACGCGCCTAAATCGACACTCGTCAAACGAATCACGGGGCGATCAATGACTCGCAGGTACGTTTCAATCGGTGGTTTAGGATGATCGTCGCGACCGCGAACGGCCAAGTCGACCGATACGTTCAGAACGCGGGCCCCTTCGGGAAAGTCCATTCCCAGAAAGAAAATGTCGCTCCACGCCGAATGCGAAAAGTCCATTCGCACCGCGGTCGTTTCTCGCATCAACGGCGATGTTCCCGTTGCCGGATCAATTGCTGTTAGTTCCGGACGGATCCGCAGCGGGTGATCGGCTGGGTGTCCCAAGCGAAACATCCACTGGTTGCCGCGGACACTTCGGACACTGCGGCGGACTTGATCAGCAAGCGTTTGGAAACCAAGTTGGTGATAAGCTTGCGCAAGCGAACTGGCAATCGCATCGCTAGGGCCTTCGACCGCTTGGACTTCCAAGAACGTGTCAATCGCTTCGATGAATCGACGTGACAACAGATGGTCATAGCCGCCGTACGGAATCACACCCGTTTGCTTGGGCGACAACCGAGTCGGCAAGTGGTATCGATAGATCGCCGCCAAGAAGAACAACGCTCGCACACGATGATAGAGGTTCTTTTCGACTCGGCGAAACTGATCGAGTGCGTTGACGTGAGCGAGCAAATCGTCCAACGACGCTCCATCGCATACGGATTCGAGCGATCGGTTGCGAACGTTGTCGTCATCCGACAGGATGATTTCGATTAGCGGGTTCGATTGAGCAGGCGAAATCATGATGCCGACTGGGCCTCCAACCGGTGCGACAACAAATCCACCATTTCGGCCAGGATCTGTTCTTTGTCGATGCCGGAAAGTCCGATCGCTAATTGAGCTTTCAACAATCCGTATTTGATACCCAAGTTATATCGAGAACCATGAATTTCGTAGGCCAAGTATCGTCCACGCGACGGCAGCAAATCGGCCGCATCGGAAAGAGTTGGCTTCTTATCGAACGAACCTGATTGTTTGAAATCAGCGATCAAGCGATCGATCAGCGGCATCACTTCGCTGGTCAGCACGTGCATGCCGAAAAAGCCGAGGTAGTGGCCGACGCGAAGACCGGGCGTCACTAATTCTTGTTCAGCAAACGTTGGCGTTGGTTTTTCTACGACTCGTTCAATCTCGTAAAGTCGTTCGCGCCGCGGCACGTTCGGTCCGCTGACGATTCCAAAGTACGGCAAGTTGTTCTCGCGTGTCGACTGGACCGCAGAAACCGAGCAATCAAACTCGCCGGCGATTTCCACCAACTGTTTCGCGCAGGGGGTCAGGTTTCCGCTGACGTACAAGTGGTCACCGACCAAGTGCAAGAAAGGTTCGTCACCGACGAAGTCTTTGGCTCGCAGAATCGCGTCGGCATAACCGAGTGGTTCGGGCTGCTCGACAAATTTTACGCTTCCCAAATGCGACCCGGCGGCAGACTGGTAGGCAGCGTGATCGCCCGGTTTGATGACCAAGCAGATTTCTTCGACGCCGGCTGCGACGGTCTCTTCGATGATCAGTTGAAGCGCCGTTTTTTCTTCGCCGTGGGCGTCTACCAATTGCTGAAGTGGCAGTCGATTCTGGTTCGGAGCGGCGGCCGTGATGACGGCTTTAAGGACCTGCATTTCATTCACTATCGGGCGAGAAGTGTGGGCGAGCCAATCGCTCGTCCTATAATGTCGCCTAGCATAGTTTATGAAACCCCGTTCGCACGGCGGTGGCTCAAATCTGTCCACCACTGGGCGAAACTATACGCAAATGCCGTTTTAATCGCCAAAACCGCAACATTCCGACCCAGGCAACGGCGGCCACCATCGCCAACGAACTAGCTTCGGGGACGCTGACGACGGTTAACGTGCCCGTCAGGGTGGTTGGAAAGATGGTGTTCGGAATCGATAGCACCTGAGGGCCAAGCACAAATCCGAAGTCAGAATCCGCAGCAAGGTTGATCGCGTATTGGCCAGATGCCAGCAAGTTTGTGTCGATGGTCGTCTGAACCAGAAAAAGCGATGTGTTGCTCGTGATTGGGACTACGGTTACACCGCCCGGGGCCGTCGGACGGGTCAATTGTACGTCCAGTGATTGGGGATCGTCGAGTGCGACAATCGGGGTGTTGGGAAAGTCCGATGAAACGACAACGGAGCTAGCGTCTGCGTGCGTCACGTTTGTGTCTCCCGAAATTCCAAAATTGAATTTTCCCGTACCAACGCCTAGAGTCTGTAACCTCATTTCCGATTGCGATGCGGTCAAATAAATATCCAGCGTCAGGGACTCACCCGCGACCACCGTAAAGTTCGTTAAATCTACGTTGGTTCCTTGGCCGAATTGGAAAAGAAAGTCGGCTCTCGATTCGCTTGCTGATGACCACAGCAAAGGTAACGCGATGGCGATGATGGATAGATGGTGTTTATTCATAGAACTTGTCAGTAGCCAGTGTTATCGCGACTTTCCGTAGGTTGATCGGAATCGAATGTATTCGGCAACGCCAATCAATCCGTCGAGGTCGTATGAAAACCCGGCGTTGTATCCATTTTGACCTGGCGATTTTGCGTAGCTGTTCCTGAATTGGATAAAGTCGGTCACGCCAACGATTCCATCTCCATCGACGTCGCCATAGAGCGAGTAAAAACGATCAAGAGGATTGTCGCCCAGTGAATAGTTACCGCCGGACGATCCGTTTCCATCGCCATCTAGCATCGCGACGGTGTTTCGTTTGGTAACGAGGCTTGAATCAATCGTGATGCGATAGTCACCATTTTCCAGGCCACCGTATTGATTGACGGTCGTTGTTCCAGTGATCGCGCTAAGGAATGTCAACACGACACGTGTTCGCTGTGGGACACCTTGATCCAAGACGTCGACCGTGTTGACTTGCAACGGAACGCTTGACGTCGACTGGCCATCGGAGATTCGATCAACGGTAAACGCACTTGGGTCAACCGTGGCAAGCCCATCAAAGTCAACCTCGACTTGGCGAACAACCGAACGCGAGGTGTTGTCGGCACCAATGGTCACTGACTGCACACCAAGCGGCGACTGTCCGTCGGTGAAGTCGATGCGTGGCGATAGGGTCGACGAACCGTCGAATTCCGAGTCATCGCTGACCACCGTGACGGATAGTGTTTCGGATTGGTTGCCTTCGATCGAGTAATCTTCGATCGGTGTGATGGTCACGGGCTGAGGAGTGTCCCAGTTCTGGAATGTGAACGTTAGTGTGGATGGTGACGTTGTGACTTGAGTTGACGGGGCGATCGTAACCGTGACGTCGCTGGTGGGTGCGTGCGTCAGAACCGCAGTCACGTTCGATGCATTGCCTTCGGATCCCGACAAAACCGGGGTCGACCAAACGACGCCCGGCAAGGCGAATACAAGCGTGCCGTCGGTGCTGAAATCAGAAAGTGAACGAGTCACCGTCTGGTTGTTGTACGTGACTGTGATCTCATAGTCGCCGCGAAACACATCGGCCGCCACATTGCCGTCACCACGCGTGGTCCCACGCGTGTCGGTCCACCAGGATCCAAACACGAGGTCTTCGTAGACCTGGCCGTGCGGTCGGATCGAGAAATCAGCGTTGTACATTGCTCCGTCTGGACGCCAGTGCGCTTCGGACCAGAATCCCCAATGAATGAACTCGTCGATCGCCGATTTGCTGAATGCGATCGTCATGTAGTCACGCAAATAATCAGCTTGCAGTTGCCGGTCCTGGCTGGTGATGTCAAATTCGGTGATCGCGATCGGCAGATTGAACGTCGTGTGATAGGTGTCGATCAACGCACCAAAGACCGCGATGTCGGTCAAGTTTCCGTCGGTATAGTGGCTCTGTTCGCCAATCCGTTCGATCGCGTTTGCGGCAGTTAGTGTTTGCAACCACGAATCAAAGTTGGCACGGTGGGCAGCGTTGTTGCCGTTGTTGGCAAAGATGTCATAGTCGTTGAGGACTCGGTCGCCCGTCGGATCATATTGGCGAAACAAATTGAACCAATCCAAAACGACGCCTGCGCCCAACGCTTCAATGGCGTCGGTGTTGGTGAAGGGTTCGTTGACGACATCCCATTCGCCCGTGACGCTAGCGAAGGTTGTCGCGACGTCTTCAATGTGTGTCGCA comes from the Rubripirellula reticaptiva genome and includes:
- a CDS encoding YceH family protein; amino-acid sequence: MSDETGEDKKTAGPLSAGARRVLGVLIEKAKTTPDNYPLTLASLISGCNQKSNRDPKMDMDDEDALLALDELKAAGAAREVQGSGRAVKYRHVGYEWLDVDGPGSAVMTELLLRGAQTLGELRTRASRMHPFSDLSVIQTTVDDLIEKGLVEAITPAGRGQMFAHKLYTPQDRQYLVARIEKHAAAEQSTATLAREPKSSGNPVDALLARLETVSERIDALEKRIAELES
- a CDS encoding sulfatase family protein; the encoded protein is MNTETIRQLTLAVVAVYCAVTSGSNLIAADKPNIVMAFADDWGKYASVYASMEPDSIHEVVSTPNFDSVANEGVLFNRAFVSAPSCTPCRSSLLSGQPFWRCERASILQGAIWDFSIPAYPLLLQEKGYRIGHTYKVWSPGSPADAPHGGAKTAFNSHGRAFNGFSQNAMKNSDHEAGKKQLLDEVRKNVRSFLDSDDDAKLDGDSPFCYWFGPTNTHRKWVAGSGKELWNIDPDDLKGKLPAYLPDVETVREDFADYLGEVQAFDAGLGVLIEELKRIGAYDNTILVVSGDHGIPGVSRGKCNLYDLGTQVPLAIRWPAGIKNHGRVVDDFVSLPDLAPTFLEAAEVAAPKTMIARSLMPILQSEKSGQVDPDRDVVFTGRERHVAAARTDNMPYPQRAIRTDQYLYIINYKPDRWPMGTGPGFGAPGSLPDETLLRENTFAAFGDMDASPTKAWIVLHKEQDPQSFEYAFSLRPNRELYDIKADPHCMTNLAEDRKLADVVLGLDHRLMNYLQSTGDPRVSDDPIFEHAPYTDPNSKPKPKTKRVKAKR
- a CDS encoding UTP--glucose-1-phosphate uridylyltransferase, yielding MISPAQSNPLIEIILSDDDNVRNRSLESVCDGASLDDLLAHVNALDQFRRVEKNLYHRVRALFFLAAIYRYHLPTRLSPKQTGVIPYGGYDHLLSRRFIEAIDTFLEVQAVEGPSDAIASSLAQAYHQLGFQTLADQVRRSVRSVRGNQWMFRLGHPADHPLRIRPELTAIDPATGTSPLMRETTAVRMDFSHSAWSDIFFLGMDFPEGARVLNVSVDLAVRGRDDHPKPPIETYLRVIDRPVIRLTSVDLGASTEVESISEMFDFARDYLGLLKAAVIASGVVPPGLEGCRQTIPELLARIVGPGRGIELVSKINDIPKGSRLAVSTNLLGSLISILMRATGQIQSLTGKLTEADRRLVAARAILGEWIGGSGGGWQDSGGVWPGIKLICGTTAGEGDPEFGISRGRLMPVHHVMGDDEASPETRQKIQDSLVLVHGGMAQNVGPILEMVTEHYLLRSEHEWVGRGEAMKILDEVTDAIRTGDVKRIGEVTTRNFEGPLQTIIPWATNRFTDSLIEQCRDRYGDKFWGFWMLGGMAGGGMGFIFDPAIKSEAQDWLSVAMVDTKREMQTSLPFAMDPVVYDFSINDNGSFADLMTGDQAVMPDRYYSLVLPQLLRTPMRDLPMGRRIELQQISRRCQDSADSETARLLLGSVLPQSSTDDIKAQSLNQVLAASGFDRQQHEQIREDLRSGRIGLSQNRLASNTTIRDVGPQHVTDVREGIDKKYVDLGARAIRDGQVAVVTLAAGVGSRWTEGAGVCKALHPFNRFAGRHRTFLEVHLAKNRKTRSTYGGKIPHVFTTSHLTDEPIRDHLARQNYFGFDPKEVHVSTGRSVGLRMIPTVRDLRFLWEETAQQVLDEQQQKVRESVRQALVGWATSAGQCNDYTDNVPSQCIHPVGHWYEVPNLLRSGVLRQMLADQSELKYLLLHNIDTLGASVDPGLLGLHIDGKQTLSFEVIGRRLEDRGGGLALVGGRPRLVEGLAMPNEKTEFALTYYNSMTTWIEIDRLLSSFELTREDLANEAKVDAAVRKMGMRLPTYVTLKDVKKRWGHAQEDVYPVAQFEKLWGDMTALPEIDTRFFVTAMRRGQQLKAQAQLDPWKRDGSADYIDSLCQW
- a CDS encoding sugar phosphate nucleotidyltransferase, producing MQVLKAVITAAAPNQNRLPLQQLVDAHGEEKTALQLIIEETVAAGVEEICLVIKPGDHAAYQSAAGSHLGSVKFVEQPEPLGYADAILRAKDFVGDEPFLHLVGDHLYVSGNLTPCAKQLVEIAGEFDCSVSAVQSTRENNLPYFGIVSGPNVPRRERLYEIERVVEKPTPTFAEQELVTPGLRVGHYLGFFGMHVLTSEVMPLIDRLIADFKQSGSFDKKPTLSDAADLLPSRGRYLAYEIHGSRYNLGIKYGLLKAQLAIGLSGIDKEQILAEMVDLLSHRLEAQSAS